The Micromonospora sp. NBC_00421 DNA window TCGAGGCGAACAACACGATCCAGGCGGTGGTAGACATCGTGGCCGTCCTCTCTGCCGAGCTGCCACTGCTGCCGCTGAACCCGGCCTCGCCCGGACCCGAGCGGGAGAAGCTCCTCGCCTTCATCGGCCGGACCTACGGCCGGGCTCAGCTCATCGCCGCCGCCGCCCCAGCCGCCGCCCCAGCCGCCGCCCCAGCCGCCGCCCACGAGGCCGCCTCCGACGCCGACGCGGGCCGGTCGGCGTGGTCGCCGGCCCGTCGGATCGGCTACCTGCTGCCGACCGGGGGCAGCTCCGGCCACCCGAAGATCGCGGTCCGCCCCGGGCCGCTCGGCTACGACCCGCACCAGGTGCCGTTGCCGTTGCGCCGTCGTGCCGGCTGGCGATCCGGTCAGCGGCAGCTGATCCTCGGCCCCCTGCACCATGCGGCCCCGTTCACCACCCTGCTGGACGGGCTCCTCGACGGCAACACCACCATTCTGCCGCCGTACTTCCTACCGGCCTGGACGGTGGAGCTGGTCGAGCGCCACGCGGTGGAGTGGATCCAGCTCACCCCGGCGCACATGCGCACCATCCTGCTGCTCCTCCAGCCCGACCCGGCGTCCTTCACCAGCGTACGCACGGTGATGCACACAGCCGCGTCGTGCGACTCGTTCACCAAGCAGCGGTGGATCGAGCTGGTCGGGCCAGAGCACCTGTACGAGGTGTACAGCTCGACCGAGAACATCGGCGGCACCCTGGTGCGTGGGGACGAATGGCAGCAGCGACCCGGAACGGTGGGTCGCGGGTTCTTCACGAAGATCAGCATCAGGGACGACGCCGGGAACCGGCTCGGCCCGGGACAGACCGGCAAGGTGTTCATGCGCGCCGGCCGGGTCTCCAGGGGAGACGCGTACCTGGGCAGCCAGGTGCTGGAAACGACCGCCGACGGTTTCGCCAGCGTCGGCGACT harbors:
- a CDS encoding class I adenylate-forming enzyme family protein, with translation MTVSIRQRITDIAATSTDQPAVVGFDENSVEQVLTWRELAERSGRRADALVDAAARGTGPGVVAVEANNTIQAVVDIVAVLSAELPLLPLNPASPGPEREKLLAFIGRTYGRAQLIAAAAPAAAPAAAPAAAHEAASDADAGRSAWSPARRIGYLLPTGGSSGHPKIAVRPGPLGYDPHQVPLPLRRRAGWRSGQRQLILGPLHHAAPFTTLLDGLLDGNTTILPPYFLPAWTVELVERHAVEWIQLTPAHMRTILLLLQPDPASFTSVRTVMHTAASCDSFTKQRWIELVGPEHLYEVYSSTENIGGTLVRGDEWQQRPGTVGRGFFTKISIRDDAGNRLGPGQTGKVFMRAGRVSRGDAYLGSQVLETTADGFASVGDFGWLDEDGYLFLAPRRHDVINVGGEKVYPNEVEARLLEHPAVLDAVVVATEEQVLGSTVGAYVVRRPGASVSSGELMAHCRAVLVNYKVPTRVTFVDQVPRSSAGKLERWRLAGQRG